From Bacillus sp. Bos-x628, the proteins below share one genomic window:
- the purB gene encoding adenylosuccinate lyase, with protein MIERYARPEMSAIWTEENKFNAWLEVEILACEAWAELGIIPKEDVVTMRKNANFDIGRILEIEQETRHDVVAFTRAVSESLGEEKKWVHYGLTSTDVVDTALSYLLKQANDILLKDIERFVDILKEKAKEHKYTVMMGRTHGVHAEPTTFGLKLALWYEEMKRNLERFKQAKAGIEFGKISGAVGTYANIDPFVEQYVCEKLGIQPAPISTQTLQRDRHAHYMATLALIATSIEKFAVEIRGLQKSETREVEEFFAKGQKGSSAMPHKRNPIGSENMTGIARVIRGYMLTAYENVPLWHERDISHSSAERIILPDATIALNYMLNRFSNIVKNLTVFPENMKRNMDRTLGLIYSQRVLLALIDTGMSREEAYDTVQPKAMEAWEKQVPFRSLVEEEEKITSRLTPEQIADCFDYNYHLKNVDMIFERLGLV; from the coding sequence ATGATCGAACGCTACGCACGACCAGAAATGTCAGCAATCTGGACAGAGGAAAACAAATTTAACGCATGGCTTGAAGTAGAAATTCTCGCTTGTGAAGCTTGGGCAGAGCTTGGCATCATTCCGAAAGAAGATGTTGTCACAATGCGCAAGAATGCAAACTTTGATATCGGGCGTATTCTAGAGATTGAACAAGAAACGCGCCACGACGTGGTTGCCTTTACGCGTGCTGTATCTGAATCTCTAGGTGAGGAAAAGAAGTGGGTTCACTACGGTTTAACGTCTACAGACGTAGTGGACACCGCACTGTCTTATTTATTAAAACAGGCGAACGATATCTTACTCAAGGACATTGAGAGATTTGTTGACATACTAAAAGAAAAAGCAAAAGAGCACAAATATACAGTCATGATGGGCCGTACACACGGTGTACATGCTGAACCGACAACGTTTGGTCTCAAGCTTGCTCTTTGGTACGAAGAAATGAAGCGTAATTTGGAACGTTTTAAACAAGCGAAAGCCGGCATTGAGTTCGGTAAAATCTCTGGTGCTGTTGGCACATATGCAAACATTGACCCGTTTGTTGAACAATATGTGTGTGAGAAACTTGGCATTCAACCTGCGCCCATCTCGACCCAAACCTTGCAGCGTGACCGTCATGCACATTACATGGCCACTCTTGCTTTAATTGCAACAAGCATTGAAAAATTTGCTGTTGAGATTCGCGGTCTCCAAAAGAGTGAAACACGTGAAGTGGAAGAATTTTTCGCAAAGGGACAAAAAGGATCGTCTGCGATGCCGCATAAACGTAACCCAATTGGCTCTGAAAACATGACAGGGATTGCCCGCGTCATCCGCGGTTATATGCTGACAGCTTATGAAAATGTGCCGCTTTGGCATGAGCGTGATATCTCGCACTCTTCTGCTGAACGCATCATTTTACCAGATGCAACGATTGCACTTAACTATATGCTCAACCGTTTCTCCAATATTGTGAAAAACTTGACGGTTTTCCCAGAGAATATGAAACGCAACATGGATCGTACACTTGGTTTGATTTATTCACAACGTGTACTCCTTGCTTTAATTGATACGGGCATGTCACGTGAGGAAGCGTATGACACCGTTCAACCAAAGGCGATGGAAGCTTGGGAAAAGCAAGTTCCATTCCGTTCACTAGTAGAAGAAGAAGAGAAAATCACATCACGCCTCACACCTGAACAAATCGCTGACTGCTTTGATTATAACTATCATTTGAAAAATGTCGATATGATTTTCGAACGTCTAGGTCTTGTGTAA
- the purK gene encoding 5-(carboxyamino)imidazole ribonucleotide synthase — protein MAKQTIFPNATIGIIGGGQLGRYMAVSAKQMGYRAAVVDPVTHSPCGQVADTEITAAYNDLEAIRKLAELSDVVTYEFENIDYDALNQLQEEAYLPQGSELLLMTQNRETEKKGIEASGCEVAPYRIIHDQKELAEAADVLGLPAVLKTCRGGYDGKGQYVIKEKNQLDEAANLLMHGTCILESWVPFQMELSVIVTRSVHGEIAVFPVAENIHKHNILFQSIVPARVDDNIQEKAKRLATTLAEKLELVGTLAVELFLTNEGKLLVNELAPRPHNSGHYTLDLCETSQFEQHIRAICGLPLGGTALLSEGMMVNLLGDEMFIPEEHPELLKEAKLYLYGKHEVKAGRKMGHMTFMKKLDDEWMTNITKIWTERDGGNGK, from the coding sequence TTGGCTAAGCAGACCATTTTTCCAAACGCAACAATCGGGATTATCGGCGGAGGACAGCTTGGCAGATATATGGCTGTTAGCGCAAAGCAAATGGGGTACCGAGCGGCTGTAGTGGATCCAGTCACACATTCTCCATGTGGACAGGTTGCTGATACAGAGATTACGGCAGCATATAATGACCTTGAAGCCATTCGGAAGCTGGCTGAGCTAAGCGATGTGGTGACATATGAGTTTGAAAATATTGATTATGATGCCCTCAATCAATTGCAGGAAGAGGCGTATTTGCCACAGGGAAGTGAGCTTCTTCTGATGACGCAAAATCGTGAAACCGAAAAAAAAGGAATTGAAGCTTCAGGCTGTGAAGTAGCGCCTTACCGAATTATTCATGATCAAAAGGAGTTGGCAGAAGCAGCGGATGTGCTTGGCTTACCGGCAGTGCTAAAAACATGCAGAGGCGGTTACGATGGAAAAGGTCAGTATGTCATCAAGGAGAAAAATCAGCTTGATGAAGCCGCAAACTTGCTCATGCATGGTACATGTATTTTAGAAAGCTGGGTTCCTTTCCAAATGGAATTATCTGTTATTGTGACGCGCTCTGTTCATGGAGAAATTGCGGTGTTCCCGGTCGCTGAGAACATTCATAAACACAACATCCTATTCCAAAGCATTGTGCCTGCAAGGGTAGATGACAATATTCAAGAGAAGGCGAAGAGGCTGGCAACAACACTTGCAGAAAAGCTAGAGTTAGTCGGTACACTTGCAGTTGAACTTTTTCTAACAAACGAAGGGAAGCTGCTCGTAAATGAGTTGGCACCCCGTCCGCATAATTCTGGTCATTATACATTGGATTTATGTGAAACAAGTCAGTTTGAACAGCACATTCGTGCGATCTGCGGTTTACCGCTTGGCGGAACAGCCCTTTTATCAGAAGGAATGATGGTGAACTTATTAGGCGATGAAATGTTTATTCCTGAAGAGCACCCGGAGCTTTTAAAGGAAGCGAAGCTTTATTTATACGGGAAACATGAAGTGAAAGCCGGCCGCAAGATGGGGCATATGACTTTTATGAAAAAACTCGACGATGAGTGGATGACAAACATCACAAAGATATGGACTGAAAGAGATGGAGGAAACGGTAAATGA
- the purE gene encoding 5-(carboxyamino)imidazole ribonucleotide mutase, whose product MKPLVGVIMGSTSDWETMKNACDILEELDIPYEKQVVSAHRTPDLMFEYANEARGKGLKVIIAGAGGAAHLPGMVAAKTTLPVIGVPVQSKALNGLDSLLSIVQMPGGVPVATVAIGKAGATNAGLLAAQMISAFDEELAACLEDRREQTKQTVLESSDQLG is encoded by the coding sequence ATGAAGCCGCTTGTAGGTGTCATCATGGGTAGTACATCTGATTGGGAAACAATGAAGAATGCGTGCGACATCTTAGAAGAACTAGACATTCCGTATGAAAAACAGGTTGTTTCAGCACATCGGACACCTGATTTAATGTTTGAATATGCGAATGAAGCCAGAGGTAAAGGACTAAAGGTCATTATTGCTGGCGCAGGAGGTGCAGCACATTTACCGGGGATGGTCGCAGCCAAAACGACACTGCCGGTCATTGGTGTACCGGTTCAATCAAAGGCGCTAAATGGACTTGATTCCCTATTATCAATCGTTCAAATGCCGGGCGGTGTTCCAGTTGCGACAGTCGCAATTGGCAAAGCCGGTGCGACCAATGCAGGGTTACTTGCAGCACAAATGATCTCGGCCTTTGATGAGGAGCTCGCAGCTTGTCTTGAAGATAGAAGAGAACAAACAAAACAGACTGTACTAGAAAGCAGTGATCAGCTTGGCTAA
- a CDS encoding NETI motif-containing protein has product MTAKPKKKFYVEDGMTIDQVLSQMEKEGYSPIRRMEEPIFQEKKENGAIQIIPIGKKIVFEGKMA; this is encoded by the coding sequence ATGACCGCAAAACCAAAGAAGAAATTCTACGTAGAAGACGGCATGACGATTGATCAAGTGTTGTCCCAAATGGAAAAAGAAGGATATTCGCCTATCCGTCGAATGGAGGAGCCGATCTTCCAAGAAAAGAAGGAAAATGGGGCAATTCAGATCATTCCGATTGGGAAAAAAATCGTATTTGAAGGGAAAATGGCCTAA
- a CDS encoding DUF2179 domain-containing protein, with protein MLQQLLSNAFTMVLIILVINIVYVSFSTMRLILTMKGRRYAAAFAGTVEMLIYVIGLSIVLDNLDQVQNIIAYALGYGIGIIVGMKIEEKLALGYITVNVITKELDLDLPKQLREKGYGVTSWVAGGLEGDRSAMQILTPRKYELQLYETIKTLDSKAFIISYEPKSIHGGFWVKAVKKRRIKE; from the coding sequence GTGCTTCAACAACTTTTATCCAATGCGTTCACCATGGTTTTGATTATCTTAGTGATTAACATTGTCTATGTCTCTTTCTCTACTATGCGATTGATCTTAACAATGAAAGGCAGACGGTATGCAGCCGCTTTTGCTGGTACGGTCGAAATGCTGATTTATGTAATTGGGTTAAGTATTGTACTGGATAACTTAGATCAAGTACAAAATATCATTGCGTATGCGCTTGGTTATGGGATCGGAATTATTGTCGGGATGAAAATTGAAGAGAAGCTGGCTCTTGGCTACATTACTGTAAATGTGATTACAAAAGAATTGGATCTTGATCTCCCGAAGCAGTTGAGGGAAAAAGGATATGGCGTCACTAGCTGGGTAGCAGGTGGTCTTGAAGGAGACCGTTCAGCAATGCAAATTTTAACACCGAGAAAATATGAACTGCAATTATATGAAACGATTAAAACGCTGGATTCTAAGGCGTTTATTATTTCATATGAGCCCAAATCGATTCACGGCGGATTCTGGGTAAAGGCTGTGAAGAAAAGGAGAATTAAAGAATGA
- a CDS encoding YezD family protein gives MDEQKLNFILSALKSIEYGSVVITIHNGHITQVDTTEKTRFPFHQEKVRVQKTESSRYR, from the coding sequence ATGGATGAGCAAAAATTAAATTTCATTTTATCTGCATTAAAAAGTATTGAATACGGTTCTGTGGTGATCACCATTCATAATGGACATATTACACAGGTCGATACGACTGAAAAGACTCGATTCCCTTTTCATCAGGAGAAAGTTCGGGTTCAGAAGACAGAGAGCAGTCGCTATCGCTAA
- a CDS encoding NCS2 family permease produces MKQFFQFDELGTNYRREIIGGLTTFLSMAYILFVNPSTLALVAVPDFPDKLRIDQGAVFTATALASAAGCFLMGLIARYPIAIAPGMGLNAFFAFSVVLGMGISWQAALSGVFVSGLIFVALSLTGFREKIINAIPAELKLAVGAGIGLFITFVGLQGSGIIANNDNTLVSIGNIHSGPVLLTVFGIVVTVILMVLRVNAGVFIGMLVTAIVGMIFGLVPVPSSIVGSVPSLSPTFGQALIHLPDIFSIQMLVVILTFLFVGFFDTAGTLVAVATQAGLMKNNELPRAGRALLADSSSIVVGSILGTSTTTSYVESSSGVAAGARSGFAAVITGIFFLLAMFFSPLLSVVTSNVTAPALIIVGALMVAPLAKIAWDRFEIAVPAFLTMIMMPLTYSIATGIAIGFIFYPITMIFKGKAKEVHPIMYGLFVIFILYFAFLNH; encoded by the coding sequence TTGAAACAGTTTTTTCAGTTTGATGAGTTAGGTACGAATTATCGCAGAGAGATCATCGGCGGTTTGACGACATTTTTGTCGATGGCTTACATTTTGTTTGTTAATCCAAGTACGCTTGCTCTTGTAGCCGTGCCGGATTTTCCAGATAAATTACGAATTGATCAGGGGGCTGTCTTTACGGCAACTGCTTTAGCGTCTGCGGCAGGGTGTTTCCTGATGGGTTTGATCGCTAGGTATCCGATTGCGATTGCACCAGGTATGGGGCTTAATGCGTTTTTCGCCTTTTCGGTTGTTCTTGGGATGGGCATTTCATGGCAGGCAGCATTATCAGGTGTATTTGTTTCTGGATTGATTTTCGTTGCACTCTCTTTAACAGGTTTCCGTGAAAAGATCATCAATGCCATTCCTGCTGAGCTGAAACTGGCTGTTGGTGCGGGTATTGGTTTGTTCATTACGTTTGTTGGTTTACAAGGCTCTGGCATAATCGCCAATAATGATAATACACTTGTATCAATTGGAAACATTCATAGTGGTCCTGTTCTTTTGACTGTGTTCGGTATTGTTGTGACGGTCATTTTGATGGTACTTCGTGTGAATGCAGGTGTCTTCATCGGGATGCTTGTGACGGCGATTGTGGGGATGATTTTTGGTCTTGTGCCAGTTCCATCTTCAATTGTAGGTAGTGTTCCAAGTCTTTCTCCAACTTTTGGTCAAGCGTTGATTCACTTGCCAGACATTTTCTCTATTCAAATGCTAGTCGTGATTTTAACCTTTCTTTTCGTTGGTTTCTTTGATACAGCGGGTACGCTTGTTGCAGTTGCGACGCAAGCTGGTTTAATGAAAAATAACGAGCTGCCACGTGCAGGAAGAGCACTGCTTGCGGATTCTTCTTCGATTGTTGTTGGCTCTATTCTTGGGACATCAACCACAACGTCTTATGTCGAATCTAGCTCAGGTGTTGCAGCTGGTGCACGTTCTGGATTTGCGGCAGTGATCACAGGGATATTTTTCTTGCTTGCGATGTTCTTTTCACCACTTTTATCTGTCGTGACGTCGAATGTGACTGCACCTGCACTCATCATTGTGGGAGCACTCATGGTTGCGCCGCTTGCAAAAATTGCATGGGATCGCTTTGAAATTGCGGTACCAGCCTTCCTGACCATGATCATGATGCCACTCACATACAGCATTGCCACAGGGATTGCGATTGGATTCATCTTCTATCCAATTACCATGATCTTTAAAGGAAAAGCAAAAGAAGTGCATCCGATAATGTACGGATTGTTTGTTATCTTTATTCTATACTTTGCTTTCTTAAATCATTAA
- the guaA gene encoding glutamine-hydrolyzing GMP synthase, translating to MTNLVNEMILVLDFGSQYNQLITRRIREFGVYSELHPHTLTAEEIKKMAPKGIILSGGPNSVYDEGSFRCDEKIFDLNIPVLGICYGMQLMTHYLGGKVEAASQREYGKADIHINDTPALFKDLPNKQVVWMSHGDLVVEVPEGFTVDATSAHCPNAAISLAEKNFYGVQFHPEVRHSEYGNDLLKNFVFGVCNCEGKWSMENFIEIEIQKIRETVGDKQVLCALSGGVDSSVVAVLIHKAIGDQLTCIFVDHGLLRKGEAEGVMKTFSEGFNMNVIKVDAKDRFLNKLKGVSDPEQKRKIIGNEFIYVFDDESDKLKGIDYLAQGTLYTDIIESGTATAQTIKSHHNVGGLPEDMQFELIEPLNTLFKDEVRVLGSELGIPDEIVWRQPFPGPGLGIRVLGEISEEKLEIVRESDAILREEIANFGLDRDIWQYFTVLPDIRSVGVMGDARTYDYTIGIRAVTSIDGMTSDWARIPWDVLEKISTRIVNEVKHVNRVVYDITSKPPATIEWE from the coding sequence ATGACAAATTTAGTAAATGAAATGATTTTGGTACTTGATTTCGGCAGTCAGTACAACCAGTTGATTACGCGTCGTATTCGTGAATTTGGTGTGTACAGTGAGCTTCATCCACACACTTTAACTGCAGAAGAAATCAAAAAAATGGCGCCTAAAGGAATCATCCTTTCTGGCGGACCAAACAGCGTGTATGATGAAGGATCTTTCCGCTGTGATGAAAAGATTTTTGATCTAAACATTCCGGTTCTTGGGATTTGCTACGGTATGCAGCTGATGACTCACTATTTGGGCGGGAAAGTAGAAGCAGCGAGCCAGCGTGAATATGGGAAAGCGGATATTCACATTAACGATACACCTGCTTTATTCAAAGACCTTCCAAATAAGCAAGTGGTTTGGATGAGCCATGGTGACCTTGTAGTAGAAGTGCCAGAAGGCTTTACGGTGGATGCTACAAGTGCCCATTGTCCAAATGCAGCGATAAGCTTAGCTGAGAAAAACTTCTATGGTGTCCAATTCCACCCAGAGGTTCGTCACTCAGAGTACGGAAATGATCTATTGAAAAACTTTGTCTTTGGTGTGTGTAATTGTGAAGGCAAATGGTCAATGGAGAATTTCATTGAAATCGAAATACAGAAAATCCGTGAAACAGTGGGCGACAAACAAGTATTATGCGCACTAAGCGGCGGTGTTGATTCATCTGTTGTGGCTGTATTGATTCACAAAGCGATCGGTGATCAGCTGACATGTATTTTTGTTGATCATGGTCTACTTCGTAAAGGCGAAGCAGAAGGGGTCATGAAGACATTTAGCGAAGGTTTCAACATGAACGTCATTAAAGTAGATGCGAAAGATCGCTTCTTAAACAAGCTAAAAGGTGTTTCAGATCCTGAACAAAAACGTAAAATCATCGGTAACGAATTCATTTATGTATTCGATGATGAATCGGACAAGCTAAAAGGAATCGACTACTTAGCACAAGGAACACTTTACACAGATATCATTGAAAGTGGAACAGCGACGGCACAAACGATCAAATCTCACCATAATGTAGGCGGTCTTCCAGAGGACATGCAATTTGAATTGATCGAGCCGCTCAATACACTCTTTAAGGATGAAGTGCGTGTACTAGGTTCAGAGCTTGGTATCCCTGACGAAATCGTTTGGAGACAGCCATTCCCAGGTCCAGGACTAGGCATCCGTGTATTAGGTGAAATTTCAGAAGAAAAACTGGAAATCGTCCGTGAATCTGATGCCATTCTTCGCGAAGAAATTGCGAACTTCGGCCTAGACCGCGACATCTGGCAATACTTCACGGTTCTCCCTGACATCCGTAGCGTTGGTGTCATGGGCGACGCAAGAACATATGACTACACAATCGGCATCCGTGCTGTTACTTCGATTGATGGGATGACGAGTGACTGGGCAAGAATCCCTTGGGACGTGCTTGAAAAGATCTCAACTCGTATTGTGAATGAAGTGAAGCATGTTAACCGCGTTGTGTATGATATTACGAGCAAGCCGCCTGCTACGATTGAGTGGGAATGA
- a CDS encoding transglutaminaseTgpA domain-containing protein, protein MLHTHQQQRRFELFIYYFVAFLLLWEWLRPLQDFTETSHTSYFIMFIALTCLFTFFRLKWFVTFPICIGLILLALYFIFYQTEPSYPAALFDDIKDNVTLMRLGMWSDMYPSFRTLLFYILLWLLVYLLHYWVVYQQRIFFFLLMTIIYVTILDTFTPYDATFAIVRIMVFGFCLLGLLYFDRLRSVERIRISQKARLKWCLPMLTLVLISATLGASLPKSDPNWPDPVPFLKTVTNQDGDGGQNKVGYSADDTSLGGPFREDRTPVFKWSGKEPSYFRVETKSIYTGKGWEDASNDTKPVRLEDNKVQNQWFTERVKTKVHEMRVDIEKNYRFNHALYPIGTTSLTPLDEIPLKMMGKTEKIVPAVQHPPQNLGNYRISFQSPTFILEDLQKMKVPTKQQVNREIGHEYLQLPSSLPERVKTLANSLTETKNHMYDKVKAIEDYLGSDTYSYETQNVAVPGQNQDYVDQFLFDTKIGYCDNFSTSMIVMLRSVGIPARWVKGYTSGQLFETQMDGDNVYEVTNNNAHSWVEVYFPTLGWVTFEPTKGFTNPEEFTNESHISNQTKDQKKEEDHPESKARENQQAEQPQQKGTKQPAEPKEQTTQTERSVMNVGSMLSYILAGIILLGNTSWILYQFRARWLPFFIVRKVKRLAEDEAFFYAYDALLKQLKRKGMEKKPSMTLREFAAFIDGKYGDDEMTELTLLYERAFYRKEDASALWHQSAKLWENLINRR, encoded by the coding sequence ATGTTGCATACTCATCAGCAGCAAAGGCGTTTTGAGTTGTTCATCTATTACTTTGTAGCGTTTCTGCTGCTTTGGGAGTGGCTTCGTCCGCTCCAAGACTTTACGGAGACGAGCCATACGTCTTATTTCATCATGTTTATTGCACTTACGTGTTTGTTTACTTTCTTCCGTCTAAAGTGGTTTGTGACGTTTCCTATTTGCATAGGGCTCATTCTGCTTGCCTTGTATTTCATTTTTTATCAAACAGAGCCGAGCTATCCGGCAGCTCTGTTTGATGATATTAAGGATAATGTCACATTGATGAGATTAGGTATGTGGAGTGACATGTATCCATCATTCCGCACACTGCTGTTTTATATTTTGCTTTGGCTTCTCGTCTATTTGCTCCATTATTGGGTGGTCTATCAGCAGCGGATTTTTTTCTTTTTACTCATGACCATCATCTATGTGACGATTCTTGATACATTCACGCCGTATGACGCAACCTTTGCGATTGTCAGAATTATGGTGTTTGGCTTTTGTTTGCTAGGTCTGCTGTATTTTGATCGATTGCGGTCAGTTGAGCGTATCAGGATATCACAGAAAGCACGTCTAAAATGGTGTCTGCCTATGCTTACGCTTGTCCTCATATCGGCAACGCTCGGAGCTTCTTTGCCAAAGTCTGATCCAAATTGGCCAGACCCGGTACCGTTTTTGAAAACAGTCACAAATCAAGATGGGGATGGCGGACAGAATAAGGTCGGGTATAGTGCAGATGATACTTCACTTGGCGGGCCGTTTCGCGAAGATCGCACGCCAGTATTTAAGTGGAGCGGAAAAGAGCCTTCCTATTTTCGTGTAGAAACTAAAAGTATTTACACAGGCAAGGGCTGGGAAGATGCTTCAAATGATACAAAGCCAGTTCGTTTGGAAGATAACAAGGTTCAAAATCAATGGTTTACGGAGCGTGTGAAAACAAAAGTACATGAAATGAGAGTGGATATTGAGAAGAACTACCGATTTAACCATGCGCTATATCCGATCGGAACCACTTCACTAACCCCTTTGGATGAGATTCCGCTGAAAATGATGGGGAAAACGGAGAAAATTGTGCCGGCTGTTCAACATCCGCCCCAAAATTTAGGTAACTATCGAATCAGCTTTCAATCACCTACATTTATTCTTGAAGATTTACAGAAGATGAAAGTGCCGACAAAGCAGCAAGTGAATAGAGAGATTGGACATGAATATTTACAGCTCCCATCATCATTGCCAGAACGTGTGAAAACATTGGCGAACAGCTTAACGGAAACAAAGAATCATATGTATGACAAAGTAAAGGCGATTGAGGATTACTTAGGGTCTGATACATATTCATATGAAACGCAAAATGTGGCAGTACCTGGGCAAAATCAAGATTATGTGGATCAATTCTTATTTGATACGAAGATTGGATATTGTGATAATTTTTCCACCTCTATGATTGTGATGCTTCGCTCGGTCGGGATTCCTGCAAGGTGGGTAAAAGGGTATACATCGGGCCAGTTATTTGAGACGCAGATGGATGGTGACAATGTGTATGAAGTGACAAATAACAATGCGCATTCATGGGTGGAAGTCTACTTCCCAACATTAGGCTGGGTAACCTTTGAACCGACGAAAGGATTTACAAACCCTGAAGAATTCACAAATGAATCTCACATTAGCAATCAAACAAAAGATCAAAAGAAAGAGGAAGATCATCCGGAATCTAAAGCAAGGGAAAATCAACAGGCAGAACAGCCACAACAGAAGGGAACAAAGCAACCGGCTGAACCGAAAGAACAAACAACTCAAACCGAGCGCAGTGTGATGAATGTTGGTTCTATGTTGAGCTATATATTAGCCGGCATCATCCTTCTTGGGAACACTAGCTGGATTCTGTATCAATTTAGGGCGAGATGGCTGCCGTTTTTCATTGTACGAAAGGTGAAACGTCTTGCAGAGGATGAAGCCTTCTTCTATGCGTACGATGCCTTATTAAAGCAGCTCAAGCGCAAGGGAATGGAGAAAAAGCCTAGTATGACATTGCGAGAATTTGCCGCCTTTATTGATGGCAAATATGGAGATGACGAGATGACAGAGCTTACGCTGCTTTATGAGCGGGCTTTCTATCGAAAAGAAGATGCCTCGGCTCTTTGGCACCAATCCGCAAAGTTATGGGAAAATTTAATAAACAGGAGATAG